A section of the Archocentrus centrarchus isolate MPI-CPG fArcCen1 chromosome 20, fArcCen1, whole genome shotgun sequence genome encodes:
- the socs6a gene encoding suppressor of cytokine signaling 6, with the protein MKKISLKTIRKTLSIKGKEEGDFVMLQQPSAEFSKDESIFGGCYTKELSACDIGSEDEKGGQNKGRSKSETLMGSLKRRLSAKQKAKVKGSSSAIGSVDDEDTFSSSSVPISFTEVKAQRPHRSSSFRSHHYSPSPWPLRSVNSDDACIKMEVKVKAMVHSPSPSPNLNGVRKEFHDFQMEGLLQDQAESLKNLQQPQNGELHLNIDENDVPVVLGLTPQDYIQYTMPLDEGMYPEGSHSFCLESSSPMEVVPEADNGSLHTEQGQEEHELVNGMPSDLFMETSVNSILLGSAGMMLQNSRVEIPPPLSPLLPPMTSNGHIPRTFSGFSSSDSQVAERVRHHLNFDPNSAPGVSRVYDSVQSSGPMVVTSLTEELKKLARQGWYWGPITRWEAEEKLVNLADGSFLVRDSSDDRYLLSLSFRSQSKTLHTRIEHSNGRFSFYEQPDVEGHTSIVDLIEHSIKDSENGAFCYSRSRLPGSATYPVRLTNPVSRFMQVRSLQYLCRFVIRQYTRIDLIQKLPLPNKMKDYLQEKHY; encoded by the coding sequence ATGAAGAAGATAAGCCTTAAGACCATCCGCAAGACCCTCAGCATAAAGGGCAAAGAGGAGGGTGACTTTGTCATGCTCCAGCAGCCCTCAGCGGAGTTTTCTAAGGATGAGTCAATTTTTGGGGGCTGCTACACCAAAGAGCTTTCTGCCTGTGATATTGGTAGTGAAGACGAGAAAGGGGGACAGAATAAAGGCCGCTCCAAAAGTGAGACTCTGATGGGATCGCTAAAGAGAAGGCTGTCTGCCAAACAGAAGGCGAAAGTGAAAGGCAGCTCCTCTGCCATTGGCTCAGTGGATGATGAAGACACTTTCTCATCTTCTTCTGTCCCCATCAGCTTCACTGAGGTAAAAGCTCAGAGACCCCATAGATCTTCATCCTTCCGGAGTCACCATTATAGCCCTTCACCATGGCCTTTGCGGTCTGTCAACTCTGATGATGCGTGCATCAAAATGGAGGTAAAAGTTAAAGCCATGGTTCACTCACCTAGCCCAAGTCCCAACTTAAACGGTGTCCGGAAAGAATTTCATGATTTCCAGATGGAAGGGCTCCTTCAGGACCAAGCAGAGTCCTTAAAGAATCTCCAGCAACCACAAAATGGTGAGCTGCATCTAAATATTGATGAAAATGATGTGCCTGTGGTGCTGGGGTTGACGCCCCAGGACTACATTCAGTACACAATGCCTTTAGATGAGGGAATGTATCCCGAAGGGTCTCACTCCTTCTGCCTGGAAAGTTCCTCTCCTATGGAGGTGGTGCCAGAGGCAGACAATGGGTCCCTCCACACAGAGCAGGGACAGGAGGAGCATGAACTGGTTAATGGGATGCCTTCAGATCTGTTCATGGAAACCTCAGTCAATAGTATTCTTCTTGGTTCTGCTGGCATGATGCTCCAAAACTCAAGAGTGGAGATTCCACCTCCCCTCTCTCCACTCCTGCCACCCATGACAAGTAATGGACATATTCCAAGGACATTTTCGGGATTTAGCTCTTCAGACAGCCAGGTAGCTGAGAGGGTAAGACACCACCTCAACTTTGACCCAAATTCAGCTCCTGGGGTAAGTCGGGTATACGACTCAGTCCAGAGCAGTGGGCCCATGGTTGTGACCAGCCTGACggaggagctgaagaagctCGCTAGGCAGGGCTGGTACTGGGGTCCCATCACACGCTGGGAGGCAGAGGAAAAGCTGGTCAACTTGGCTGATGGTTCATTTCTGGTCAGAGACAGCTCTGATGACAGGTACCTGCTCAGCCTGAGTTTCAGATCACAGAGCAAAACTCTCCACACCCGCATTGAACACTCCAACGGACGCTTCAGCTTCTATGAGCAGCCTGATGTGGAGGGACACACCTCAATTGTTGACTTAATTGAACACTCTATTAAAGACTCAGAGAATGGGGCTTTTTGCTATTCCAGATCTCGCCTACCAGGGTCTGCAACCTACCCCGTCAGACTAACCAACCCAGTATCTCGGTTTATGCAAGTGCGCTCCCTGCAGTACCTTTGCCGCTTTGTCATTAGGCAATACACAAGAATAGACCTTATCCAAAAGCTGCCCTTACCTAACAAGATGAAAGATTATCTGCAGGAGAAGCACTACTGA